One window of the Agrobacterium larrymoorei genome contains the following:
- a CDS encoding recombinase family protein — protein MKTFGYARVSTLEQSLDLQMSALRASGCTDILTDEGYSGADFTRPGLTRLLRKLRRGDTIVVWRLDRLGRSLFELLKLIRDLNERGVEFRSLSESLDTSTPGGRLLLHVLASMAEFERSLISERTKAGMAAARSRGSQIGRRPAMTDDQRRDAREAIANGSTSVQAVAKKHGIHPRTLLRTLKVEAERSSASL, from the coding sequence ATGAAGACCTTCGGATATGCACGCGTCAGCACTCTTGAGCAAAGCCTCGACTTGCAAATGTCGGCGCTGAGAGCGTCGGGATGCACCGATATCCTGACCGATGAAGGGTATTCCGGGGCAGATTTCACAAGACCCGGTCTGACGCGCCTGCTTCGAAAGCTTCGGCGTGGAGATACCATTGTTGTCTGGCGTCTTGATCGATTGGGCCGCTCACTTTTCGAACTTCTCAAGTTGATCCGTGACCTCAATGAGCGCGGTGTCGAGTTCCGATCGTTGAGCGAAAGCTTGGACACCAGCACGCCAGGAGGCCGCCTTCTTCTCCATGTGCTTGCTAGCATGGCGGAGTTCGAGCGATCTCTGATCAGTGAGAGGACTAAAGCCGGGATGGCTGCTGCTCGGTCACGCGGCAGTCAAATCGGTCGTCGTCCTGCGATGACTGACGATCAGCGCCGAGATGCAAGAGAGGCGATTGCCAACGGCTCAACCTCTGTCCAAGCCGTTGCCAAAAAGCATGGAATTCATCCCAGGACTTTACTCAGAACTTTGAAGGTGGAAGCTGAGCGTTCGAGTGCCTCTCTTTGA